From Pelmatolapia mariae isolate MD_Pm_ZW linkage group LG1, Pm_UMD_F_2, whole genome shotgun sequence, one genomic window encodes:
- the LOC134624007 gene encoding interleukin-25-like, translating into MANHVKRAPRARGQLSLTVSVTLRFSLLILYVLRAEMVEASEHQNLTTSEQAAQHELRASAAASRCLSAEKVEARERKFAVNLKKLDLQRDARENQELTTCEQAAREMHELNGRALSPWRYYIDRNDSRQPRDIIFAECLCKGCIIDGREVNDYNSVEVLAPMLVLIKTKCKDANTYQVQKMRIEVPVGCTCVRPKITK; encoded by the exons ATGGCCAATCACGTCAAACGGGCTCCCCGGGCTCGCGGGCAGCTCTCTCTGACTGTTTCTGTCACTTTGCGTTTCTCTCTGCTGATCCTCTACGTGCTCCGCGCCGAGATGGTGGAGGCGAGCGAGCACCAGAACCTGACCACCAGCGAACAGGCTGCCCAGCACGAGCTCCGCGCCTCCGCCGCCGCCTCCAGGTGTCTCAGCGCCGAGAAGGTGGAGGCCCGCGAGCGAAAGTTTGCCGTCAACCTGAAGAAGCTCGACCTTCAGCGCGATGCCCGCGAGAACCAGGAGCTGACCACCTGCGAACAGGCTGCCCGAGAAATGCACGAGCTCAACGGCCGCGCGCTGTCTCCGTGGCGTTACTA CATAGACCGAAACGACAGCAGGCAACCACGTGACATCATCTTTGCCGAGTGCCTTTGTAAGGGATGCATCATCGACGGGCGTGAAGTGAACGACTACAACTCTGTGGAGGTTTTGGCTCCGATGTTGGTCCTGATAAAGACCAAGTGTAAGGATGCAAACACATATCAAGTCCAGAAGATGCGTATCGAAGTCCCGGTGGGCTGCACTTGTGTAAGGCCCAAAATTACTAAGTGA